The Nonlabens spongiae genome contains a region encoding:
- a CDS encoding D-alanine--D-alanine ligase, producing the protein MKNIAILMGGYSSECEISLRSGAVVTEALDKSLYNCYPISIVKEGWFYTSSNGEKHYIDKNDFSITLNGEKITFDCCYNTIHGTPGEDGKLQAYLELLGLPQTSCDSYESAITFNKRDCIAVLKPWDIKTGDHIYINKNDEIDLDKIVDRVGLPCFVKANRSGSSYGVSKVYSEEEMQDALDFAFQVDHQIIIESFLEGKEVSVAVYKIGDEIKSFPPTEIVTENDFFDYEAKYEGKSKEITPARISERELKKLQEISKKVYQVLELKGIARADFIYHRGRPHFIEMNTNPGMSKESIVPQQVAAAGFSLTQILTEVIEDCIKRNKS; encoded by the coding sequence ATGAAAAATATTGCCATACTCATGGGTGGATATTCCAGCGAGTGTGAAATAAGCTTGCGCAGTGGCGCTGTAGTTACAGAAGCGCTCGATAAATCCCTTTACAATTGCTATCCTATTTCTATTGTGAAGGAGGGATGGTTCTACACCTCTAGTAATGGCGAGAAACATTATATTGATAAGAATGATTTTAGCATCACCCTGAATGGTGAAAAAATAACATTTGATTGCTGTTATAACACTATTCATGGTACGCCAGGTGAAGACGGTAAACTTCAAGCCTATCTGGAGTTGCTGGGCCTTCCACAAACTTCGTGCGATTCTTATGAAAGCGCCATCACCTTTAACAAACGGGATTGTATCGCGGTTTTGAAACCATGGGATATCAAAACAGGTGATCATATCTACATCAATAAAAATGATGAAATCGACCTTGACAAAATTGTCGACCGTGTAGGTTTGCCTTGTTTTGTGAAGGCAAATCGCAGTGGTAGTAGCTACGGTGTTTCAAAAGTCTACAGTGAAGAAGAAATGCAAGACGCCCTAGATTTTGCCTTTCAGGTAGATCATCAAATTATCATTGAATCTTTTCTGGAAGGAAAAGAGGTTTCAGTTGCCGTTTATAAAATAGGTGACGAAATCAAAAGCTTCCCTCCTACTGAAATCGTAACTGAAAATGATTTTTTTGATTACGAAGCTAAGTACGAAGGAAAAAGTAAGGAAATCACACCTGCTCGTATCTCTGAACGTGAACTTAAAAAGCTTCAGGAAATCAGCAAGAAGGTTTATCAAGTTCTAGAATTAAAAGGTATCGCTCGAGCTGACTTTATCTATCACAGAGGCAGACCTCACTTTATTGAAATGAATACCAATCCCGGTATGAGCAAGGAGAGTATCGTTCCACAACAGGTTGCCGCCGCAGGCTTTTCTCTTACCCAGATCCTAACCGAGGTTATTGAAGATTGCATCAAAAGAAACAAATCATGA
- the yaaA gene encoding peroxide stress protein YaaA translates to MKILLSPAKSLDYSSALPTPKSTQPQFKDGIKEIHGVMKKMSQKELAELMGISENLAALNYARFSDFSMDFTDNNSRPALFAFDGDVYSGLDAYTMTDEQIKTAQQQIRILSGLYGMLKPLDLIQPYRLEMGTKVAIGQKKNLYAYWRDQLTETLNKELKKNELVVNLASKEYFKAIDKKKLKGELIEPVFKDFKNGKLKVIAFYAKKARGSMARYLVDNKAQNKKAILNFAEDGYAFSEKYTEKSNQPVFVR, encoded by the coding sequence ATGAAAATATTGCTCTCGCCAGCTAAGTCTTTAGATTACAGTTCTGCACTACCTACTCCTAAATCTACCCAACCGCAATTCAAAGATGGTATCAAGGAGATCCACGGCGTGATGAAAAAAATGTCGCAAAAGGAACTCGCGGAACTTATGGGAATTAGCGAGAATCTGGCAGCGCTTAATTATGCTCGGTTTTCTGATTTCAGTATGGATTTTACGGATAACAATTCCCGGCCGGCACTTTTTGCTTTTGATGGAGATGTGTACAGCGGTCTGGATGCCTACACCATGACTGACGAGCAGATTAAAACCGCACAGCAGCAAATCAGAATTTTATCAGGCCTTTATGGTATGTTGAAGCCACTGGATCTGATCCAGCCTTATAGACTTGAAATGGGCACCAAAGTTGCGATAGGTCAAAAGAAAAATTTATATGCCTACTGGCGTGACCAACTTACAGAAACGCTCAACAAGGAACTGAAAAAGAACGAGCTGGTCGTTAATCTAGCCAGCAAGGAATACTTCAAGGCAATCGACAAGAAAAAACTGAAAGGGGAATTGATCGAGCCGGTATTTAAAGATTTCAAGAATGGCAAACTGAAAGTAATCGCCTTTTATGCCAAAAAAGCGAGAGGAAGCATGGCGCGTTACCTAGTGGACAATAAAGCTCAGAATAAGAAAGCTATTTTGAACTTTGCTGAAGACGGTTATGCGTTCTCAGAAAAATATACAGAAAAAAGCAATCAACCTGTTTTTGTGCGCTAG
- a CDS encoding RluA family pseudouridine synthase, which translates to MSEEFSPKLRPENNSLHEHYKFTAGESQKPLRVDKFLMNFIENATRSKIQQNIKNGAVWVNGEVVKSNHKVKAGDEVRVLLEHPPHENLLIAEDIPLNIIYEDDHLVIVDKPAGMVVHPGHGNYTGTLINALIHHFENLPNNSSDRPGLVHRIDKDTSGLLVIAKTEHAMAHLSDQFANKTSEREYIAIVWGSFDEKQGTVEGNIGRHPKNRLQNTVWSGDDADKGKPAVTHYEVIEDLGYVTLVKCKLETGRTHQIRVHMKHIGHTLFNDERYGGDHILKGTNFTKYKQFVDNCFKILPRQALHARTLGFQHPHTGERMSFESPIPEDMLRCIEKWRSYASNSLSGS; encoded by the coding sequence ATGAGTGAAGAGTTCTCCCCAAAATTACGCCCAGAAAATAATAGCCTTCACGAGCATTATAAGTTCACCGCCGGCGAAAGCCAGAAACCGCTACGCGTAGATAAGTTTTTAATGAACTTTATTGAGAACGCAACGCGCAGCAAAATCCAGCAGAATATAAAAAATGGCGCTGTTTGGGTGAATGGAGAAGTGGTAAAGTCCAACCATAAAGTGAAAGCTGGCGATGAGGTACGTGTGCTTTTAGAGCATCCGCCGCATGAGAATCTACTGATTGCTGAAGATATCCCGTTGAACATCATTTATGAAGATGATCATCTTGTGATCGTAGACAAACCTGCTGGCATGGTGGTGCATCCCGGTCATGGGAACTATACGGGAACTTTGATCAACGCTCTGATTCACCATTTTGAAAATTTACCCAATAACAGTAGCGATCGACCTGGGCTGGTACATCGTATAGATAAAGATACCAGCGGCCTTCTAGTCATCGCAAAAACTGAGCACGCCATGGCGCATCTCTCTGATCAGTTTGCTAATAAAACCAGCGAGCGAGAATATATCGCGATCGTTTGGGGTTCATTTGATGAAAAACAAGGAACCGTAGAGGGAAATATCGGCAGGCACCCCAAAAACAGGTTGCAAAACACGGTATGGAGCGGCGATGACGCTGACAAAGGAAAGCCGGCTGTAACCCATTACGAGGTAATTGAGGATTTGGGTTATGTGACATTGGTAAAATGCAAGTTGGAAACCGGTCGCACCCACCAGATCAGGGTGCACATGAAGCACATAGGTCATACCTTATTCAACGATGAGCGCTACGGCGGTGATCACATTTTAAAGGGGACTAACTTTACTAAATACAAGCAATTTGTGGATAATTGCTTTAAAATACTGCCTCGTCAGGCACTGCATGCGAGAACCTTGGGTTTTCAGCATCCACACACAGGCGAGCGAATGTCTTTTGAGTCGCCCATTCCAGAAGACATGCTTCGGTGTATTGAAAAATGGAGGTCCTACGCCTCAAATAGCCTCTCGGGATCTTGA
- a CDS encoding PASTA domain-containing protein, whose product MNFFRFMFTKTFWIQVALAIVLVVVLCFVYLFWLGWYTNHDQRIEVPYLERMTLSEVDEKLEELDLRRKIIDSSSYNPDYPPRTVIEQDPAADTFVKENRQIYIKINASGYGLVVVPNLVFKTKRQAVPTLEALGLQVGEIIYKPDVSLDMVLEMKYKGREVKPGEKLKKTSKIDLVLGDGNPNRQGSMDRDSGIGMDNDE is encoded by the coding sequence ATGAATTTCTTTAGATTCATGTTTACCAAGACATTCTGGATTCAGGTGGCTCTCGCCATTGTTCTGGTGGTGGTTCTTTGTTTTGTCTACCTGTTTTGGTTGGGGTGGTATACTAATCATGACCAGCGTATTGAAGTACCATATTTAGAACGTATGACGCTGAGTGAGGTAGATGAAAAACTAGAAGAACTGGATTTGCGCCGCAAGATTATAGACAGCTCCAGCTACAATCCAGATTATCCGCCACGTACGGTCATTGAGCAAGATCCAGCGGCAGATACCTTTGTGAAGGAAAATAGACAGATTTACATAAAAATCAACGCAAGCGGATACGGTCTAGTCGTAGTTCCTAATCTTGTTTTTAAAACTAAAAGGCAAGCAGTTCCTACTTTAGAAGCCTTAGGCTTGCAAGTAGGTGAAATAATTTACAAGCCTGATGTATCGCTAGATATGGTCTTGGAAATGAAGTATAAAGGTAGAGAAGTGAAACCAGGGGAAAAACTCAAGAAAACATCAAAAATAGATCTGGTCTTAGGAGATGGTAACCCTAATCGTCAAGGGAGTATGGATCGAGATTCAGGAATAGGAATGGATAACGATGAGTGA
- a CDS encoding YjjG family noncanonical pyrimidine nucleotidase, with protein MKFKNAKYLFFDLDHTLWDFDLNSKLAYRQIFEEQGVTLDLDQFIAIYEPLNLEYWRMYRNNEIGKEHLRFHRLKSAFDACNYTVTREQIDLFADLYISYLPNYNHLFEGCIDLLDDLSQNYELHCITNGFREVQQQKMERSGLDTYFGLTLTAEEAGIKKPDPQIFHDAMNRVGARPNESVMIGDSFEADILGAQKVGMKTIYFDIHKPTDLEAYRVKTLAEIKKFFS; from the coding sequence ATGAAGTTTAAAAATGCCAAATACCTCTTTTTTGATTTAGATCATACGTTATGGGATTTTGACCTCAACAGTAAACTTGCTTATCGTCAAATTTTTGAGGAGCAAGGCGTAACACTTGATCTGGATCAATTTATTGCGATTTACGAGCCACTTAATTTAGAATACTGGCGTATGTACCGCAACAATGAGATCGGGAAGGAGCATTTGCGATTTCATAGGCTTAAAAGTGCCTTTGATGCCTGTAATTATACAGTTACCCGTGAACAGATTGATCTCTTTGCAGATTTATATATATCCTATTTGCCTAATTACAATCATTTGTTTGAAGGATGTATTGACTTGTTAGATGATTTGTCTCAGAATTATGAACTCCATTGTATTACAAATGGATTTCGCGAGGTACAGCAACAAAAGATGGAGCGTTCTGGGTTAGATACATATTTTGGATTGACACTCACCGCCGAAGAGGCTGGTATAAAAAAGCCAGATCCTCAAATTTTTCACGACGCCATGAATCGGGTGGGGGCTAGACCAAATGAAAGTGTGATGATAGGAGATAGTTTTGAAGCAGATATTTTAGGGGCTCAAAAAGTAGGTATGAAAACAATTTACTTCGACATTCATAAACCTACTGACCTGGAAGCTTATAGGGTCAAAACTCTCGCAGAAATCAAAAAGTTTTTCTCTTAA
- a CDS encoding DUF7033 domain-containing protein → MILIYTAKITSRKDYIFKHIFKRLLNQPYELTTDIQKFVGHEDAKMSYGLKPLGNEMFVWSMGLLDELGIELHDVNSCKWDDLPAIFPAPKSSSIPFDLFSAAFFLITRYEEYLPQVKDEEGRYDAQESIAVKAGFVDLPLIDLWCERLYCELKEIYPKLTDIQPAPAKITVNLEVDRLRKYQGLGLAANIAMAWDSISNFKWATLLRQFYAITGLIPDPYKNERRLISLYKDKTKENHEVLGLKKMMFFFNVSSKDYGNFDHNKWLIELAKYVADYVRVGLRYSKEPDKENITNETKIFEDHFKRPLKKVMIARSSIDMPNYYRELVDVEYKEDYSMGYDSVPGFRASTCNPFYFYDLDYEIQTPLLIHPYALHYKSISGRTLNGQRIVVSQLFDVVKRAHGNFIVQFDYAQFDNGKSTHTTTILEQILDYEV, encoded by the coding sequence ATGATCTTAATCTATACCGCAAAAATCACATCGCGCAAAGACTATATTTTCAAGCATATCTTCAAAAGGTTGCTGAATCAGCCCTATGAGCTCACGACAGACATACAAAAGTTTGTAGGACATGAAGACGCAAAAATGTCTTATGGACTCAAGCCGTTAGGGAATGAAATGTTTGTCTGGAGTATGGGATTGCTGGATGAGCTCGGTATAGAACTTCACGATGTAAATTCCTGTAAGTGGGATGATCTTCCAGCGATTTTCCCGGCACCTAAAAGCAGCAGTATTCCTTTTGACCTTTTCTCAGCGGCATTTTTTCTAATTACCAGGTATGAAGAGTATTTACCACAGGTAAAAGATGAAGAAGGCAGATACGACGCTCAAGAATCCATTGCTGTAAAAGCGGGTTTTGTTGATCTTCCATTAATTGATTTGTGGTGCGAGCGACTTTATTGTGAGTTAAAGGAAATCTATCCTAAACTCACTGACATACAACCAGCGCCTGCAAAAATTACCGTAAATCTTGAAGTCGACCGGTTGAGAAAATATCAGGGCTTGGGCCTGGCTGCTAATATTGCCATGGCGTGGGATTCTATCAGTAATTTTAAATGGGCGACGCTTTTAAGACAATTTTACGCTATTACTGGACTAATTCCTGATCCCTACAAAAACGAACGTAGACTTATATCTCTATACAAGGACAAAACAAAAGAAAATCATGAGGTCCTAGGCCTCAAAAAAATGATGTTCTTTTTCAATGTTTCTAGTAAGGATTATGGAAACTTTGATCATAACAAATGGTTGATAGAGTTGGCAAAATACGTGGCAGATTATGTGAGAGTTGGCCTTAGATATTCTAAAGAGCCTGATAAGGAAAACATTACTAATGAGACTAAAATCTTTGAAGATCATTTCAAGAGACCTCTTAAAAAAGTCATGATCGCCAGATCCAGTATAGATATGCCCAACTATTACAGGGAACTTGTAGACGTTGAGTACAAAGAGGATTACAGTATGGGATACGATTCCGTGCCGGGATTCAGAGCGAGCACCTGTAATCCTTTCTACTTTTATGATCTGGATTATGAAATACAGACGCCACTGTTGATTCACCCTTATGCGTTACATTACAAAAGCATCTCTGGTAGAACTCTTAACGGACAGCGCATAGTTGTCAGTCAGCTTTTTGATGTGGTAAAAAGAGCACATGGTAATTTTATCGTGCAATTTGACTACGCGCAATTTGATAATGGTAAATCCACACACACCACTACGATTTTAGAACAAATCCTAGATTATGAAGTTTAA
- the coaD gene encoding pantetheine-phosphate adenylyltransferase: MKKAVFPGSFDPITLGHFDIIERGLGLFDEIIIAIGVNAEKKYMFDLDLRKSFIEEAFINEPKIKVMTYEGLTIDFCQQNGAQFILRGLRNPADFEFEKAIAHTNRKLSQIETVFLLTSSGKSYISSSIVRDVIRNNGDYTGLVPPTVRV; the protein is encoded by the coding sequence ATGAAGAAAGCTGTTTTCCCAGGAAGTTTTGACCCCATAACTCTAGGCCATTTTGACATTATCGAGCGCGGGTTGGGGTTGTTTGATGAGATCATCATTGCCATAGGTGTGAATGCTGAGAAGAAGTATATGTTTGATTTGGACTTACGCAAATCATTTATAGAAGAAGCCTTTATCAACGAGCCTAAAATAAAAGTGATGACTTATGAAGGCTTGACTATAGACTTCTGTCAGCAGAACGGTGCACAATTTATTTTGAGAGGACTGCGCAATCCAGCCGATTTTGAATTTGAGAAAGCTATTGCGCATACAAATCGCAAGCTTTCTCAAATAGAAACTGTTTTCTTGCTCACCAGTTCTGGAAAAAGTTACATTTCCTCATCCATCGTGAGAGATGTGATCAGAAATAATGGAGATTATACAGGTCTGGTACCACCTACTGTAAGAGTTTGA
- the radC gene encoding RadC family protein has product MSQDADYFSIKDWSENDRPREKLLQKGSSALSEAELIAILIGSGTRKMSAVELSRLILKNVSNSLDALGKTSLKQLMSYKGIGEAKAITIAAAMELGRRRAMETPLSVSKIACSHDGYTIMQPVLGELAHEEFWVLLMDNSHKVLGKKQISKGGFTGTLVDVRMIYQEALFSGAVALMLFHNHPSGTLKPSNQDIQITQKIVNAGKTMDIRVLDHLIVTQRGYYSFADENML; this is encoded by the coding sequence ATGTCGCAAGATGCAGATTATTTTTCCATTAAAGACTGGTCTGAGAATGATCGACCGCGCGAGAAGCTTTTACAGAAAGGCAGTTCTGCCTTAAGTGAGGCAGAATTAATTGCCATTTTAATAGGTAGTGGTACTCGCAAGATGAGTGCCGTGGAATTAAGTCGATTGATTTTGAAAAATGTTTCAAACTCTCTTGATGCTTTAGGTAAAACAAGTTTAAAACAACTCATGTCCTACAAGGGAATAGGTGAGGCAAAAGCCATCACCATTGCCGCTGCAATGGAGTTGGGACGTCGCAGGGCGATGGAAACTCCTTTGAGTGTTTCAAAAATCGCTTGCAGTCATGATGGCTATACGATAATGCAACCGGTTTTGGGTGAGTTGGCTCACGAGGAGTTTTGGGTCTTGTTGATGGATAATTCTCATAAAGTTTTAGGTAAAAAACAAATTAGCAAAGGCGGTTTCACGGGAACACTGGTAGATGTAAGGATGATCTATCAAGAGGCTTTGTTCAGTGGAGCAGTAGCGTTGATGCTCTTTCATAACCATCCCAGTGGTACTTTAAAGCCTAGCAACCAAGATATTCAGATCACCCAGAAGATTGTCAATGCCGGTAAAACCATGGATATACGCGTCCTGGATCATCTCATTGTTACTCAAAGAGGCTACTACAGCTTTGCAGATGAAAATATGCTATGA
- a CDS encoding rhomboid family intramembrane serine protease produces MQKSFKQRIFESVRPGLIFISLMWLVFFVEFVFQSRFNDFGILPRTWEGLRGVLFSPFLHGDLNHLWSNTIPALCLITGLRVFYRKDALHIFIYGLILTGICTWLIGRNSYHIGASGIIYMLASFLIFKGLFMRRFKLVALSLVVIFFYGSMVWYVLPIRVGMSWEGHLSGFISGLLIASLINVKADSDLIYSWQKPQYKEEEDPFMKHFDESGNFIEIKEEE; encoded by the coding sequence GTGCAAAAATCATTTAAACAACGCATTTTTGAATCTGTAAGGCCAGGATTAATATTCATAAGTCTAATGTGGCTGGTCTTTTTTGTAGAATTTGTTTTCCAATCCAGATTCAATGATTTTGGTATTTTACCAAGAACTTGGGAAGGGTTGAGAGGTGTGTTGTTTTCTCCCTTTCTACACGGAGACTTAAATCATCTATGGAGCAATACGATCCCTGCCTTGTGTTTGATCACTGGACTACGCGTTTTCTATCGTAAAGATGCGTTGCACATATTCATCTATGGTTTGATACTGACAGGAATTTGTACGTGGTTGATAGGTAGAAACTCCTATCATATAGGTGCCAGTGGGATCATCTATATGCTTGCCTCCTTTTTGATCTTTAAAGGCTTGTTTATGCGCCGTTTTAAATTGGTGGCCTTAAGTCTGGTGGTGATCTTTTTCTACGGCAGTATGGTGTGGTATGTCTTGCCTATAAGAGTCGGAATGTCTTGGGAAGGACATCTGTCTGGATTCATTTCAGGACTTCTTATAGCATCTTTGATCAATGTAAAAGCCGATTCAGACCTTATTTATTCTTGGCAGAAGCCACAATACAAAGAAGAAGAGGACCCGTTTATGAAGCACTTCGACGAGTCTGGAAATTTTATAGAAATAAAAGAGGAGGAATGA